Proteins encoded in a region of the Nitrospira sp. genome:
- a CDS encoding mercuric transporter MerT family protein, with product MTKGGTTTIVGGLVAAFFASICCIGPVVFAALGVGIGAAGFLADTAGFLKALLPYRPVFISLTMLLLGISFYLAYRKPVSAGCMPGEVCTQGDLKSGDRIWLWIMASLALALVLAPYWLSV from the coding sequence TTGACGAAAGGCGGAACGACAACAATTGTTGGTGGGCTCGTGGCCGCCTTCTTCGCCTCGATCTGCTGCATCGGGCCGGTGGTGTTTGCCGCCCTCGGTGTTGGTATTGGGGCCGCAGGATTTCTGGCTGACACGGCCGGATTTCTGAAGGCACTCTTGCCCTATCGGCCGGTCTTCATCAGTCTGACGATGCTTCTGCTGGGTATCAGCTTCTATCTTGCTTATAGGAAGCCAGTGTCAGCAGGATGCATGCCGGGAGAAGTGTGTACTCAAGGAGATCTGAAAAGTGGAGACAGGATATGGCTCTGGATCATGGCATCCTTGGCGTTGGCACTTGTTCTGGCACCGTATTGGTTGAGTGTATAA
- a CDS encoding heavy metal-responsive transcriptional regulator, with translation MPTKLTIGQLAKDAGVHIETIRYYERRHILGPTSRLPSGYRLYNHEAQRRLRFIKNAQALGFTLHEIEELLDLRVRSTARCGDIQQKAEAKLKHVEAKVRDLQSLATGLRRLIRTCRAQRPTAHCPILASLEEKRAGSTRSEQKKNG, from the coding sequence ATGCCGACCAAACTCACAATTGGACAGCTCGCAAAAGATGCTGGGGTGCATATCGAAACGATTCGCTACTACGAACGACGCCACATACTCGGCCCCACCTCTCGGTTGCCATCCGGCTACAGACTCTACAACCACGAGGCGCAGCGACGTCTCCGCTTCATTAAAAATGCCCAGGCGTTGGGTTTTACACTCCATGAGATCGAGGAACTCCTCGATCTTCGTGTCAGATCGACGGCCCGCTGTGGGGATATCCAACAAAAAGCGGAGGCCAAGTTGAAACATGTAGAAGCCAAAGTGCGGGATCTGCAATCGCTTGCGACGGGGCTGAGGAGGTTAATCCGCACTTGCCGAGCTCAGCGGCCGACAGCGCACTGTCCGATTCTGGCGAGTCTGGAAGAAAAGCGAGCGGGCTCCACAAGGAGTGAGCAAAAGAAAAATGGGTGA